Within the Enterococcus hirae ATCC 9790 genome, the region CGACAGAAACGATTTCCATACCACGTAATTCATTCCAAGATTCATCTAAAACATTGCCCATGTATTTACTTAATTCTAAGCTTTTTGATGGAACATAAGAAATGCGCTGACCATCAGCAGACATTTGGTTGATTGCAGCTTGAAGAGCTGTTAAAAATTCTGCCAGATACTGCTCATTAATATCTGAGATTTCTACTTGCGTTTTGTTTTTAGGAATAGCGTTGGTATAAAACAAAATTGGATCAGTAATATGGATCGAATAAGTACCATGAGCTCGTAAGAACAATTCAGCATTGTAAAAATTGTCAAAATAGTTCAGCGGCGCACTGGTACCAAACTTGATTCCTTTGATTTCTTGAAGATTGATATAAAAGACTTGTTGCTTTTGAGGTGTCACGCCACCGAATTTAAAACGTTCAAAAGTTTCTGCGATCGCACCTTTCAATGAACCATTGAACATGGAAGGAGCAGAGTCATTTTTGATCGTGTAGTAGCCTTCTTCAGCAGTATAATCAATGATTTTACCACCATCTACAAGGAGCATCATCATATTCGGATAGACATGGACAACGGTTCCGTCAGTTAGAACATCCTCTGTTCCTTTACGATTGGAGCCACGTTTATCATCTTTACGTACTTTCACACCTTTTGTCATAACTGTTGTATCGCTCATATCCGCTGGTTCGATTACTTCGATCCATTGATCTGCTAATCCACCGCCGATCATGCTTGTTGCTGCTTTGATAAGACCCATAAAAAATTCCTCCCTTTATGAATGTTGATTGTTAAATGAATGACTCTATTATACCATAGGAGCAATAAAAAACTCTCAGACGGAAGATGGATATTAGCTGTTTAGCTGATTTTCTTTCAGTTGAAAAAAACAAGGAAGATCGAGAAAGCTGTTTGTGAGTATTTATTTGAAAGAATCGGGGAATACACAAGTAACTACAAACGACAAATCATGATTCTTCTCATAACTATAGTAGTTTTTTTTAGCAAAATCACGTATAATAAAAGATAGTGAATTTTTCAAAAAAGGGGGATCTTCATGGCATATCAAGCACTCTATCGTGTCTGGCGTTCACAGCGTTTCGAAGACATCGTCGGGCAAAAAGCGGTGACACAGACGTTGAAAAATGCTATCGTTTCCCATAAAACTTCTCATGCTTATCTATTTACAGGACCACGAGGAACTGGTAAAACGAGTGCAGCTAAAATTTTTGCAAAAGCTATCAACTGTCCGAATAGTCAAGATGGAGAACCTTGTAATCATTGTGAAATGTGTCAGTCGATTACAGCGGGAACACAAGAAGACGTGATT harbors:
- a CDS encoding SPFH domain-containing protein; protein product: MGLIKAATSMIGGGLADQWIEVIEPADMSDTTVMTKGVKVRKDDKRGSNRKGTEDVLTDGTVVHVYPNMMMLLVDGGKIIDYTAEEGYYTIKNDSAPSMFNGSLKGAIAETFERFKFGGVTPQKQQVFYINLQEIKGIKFGTSAPLNYFDNFYNAELFLRAHGTYSIHITDPILFYTNAIPKNKTQVEISDINEQYLAEFLTALQAAINQMSADGQRISYVPSKSLELSKYMGNVLDESWNELRGMEIVSVAVASISYTDDSVKLINMRNEGAMLGDPSVREGYVQGSIARGMEAAGKNDAGAMTGFMGMGMGMNANGSYLSQAAQNNQEQIKQQAEKQNQQTAQGSNDTWTCPVCGTENTGKFCSNCGAAKPVANVQPKLQMKCSECNEVVDLSNGIPKFCPNCGKPFKGIPLD